The following DNA comes from Quercus robur chromosome 1, dhQueRobu3.1, whole genome shotgun sequence.
TACGTGTTAGGGGACTCTTCTGTTGACTGTGGAGACAATACTTTGTTGTACCCTCTCATTCACCATAATTTCTCTTTGTATCCATGCGATGGCTCAGACTCAAGCCTTCTTCCTTATCTTCTTGGTACTAGTCTCTCATCTTGAGTTTACTATATACCATGCACTTCTTAAGCCTTGCTTACTTTATTGCTAACTATCTTGGAATTACATGTGTTATGTATTCTTGAGGATTTGAGTACGTTTGGATGTTTCTATTGGAATTAGTCTTTTTCAAGCACAGAGATAATTTGCAATGCCTTCTTCAAgattaccttttcttttcttttctcaatcCGCAAGATTTTCTACTATCATATATTCTTTCAATTCATTGTTAAGAATCATGTGAAAAATCTGTCCAATTGGTAGGGAACGAGAACTGTTACATTTCAGAGATTGTGTATCAAGTATGTAAGCAACCGCACTACTACATTTtcttgaacaataaaaatttggatttttaataaatattaggATAGAGTAACAATTTGCTGAGTTGtacagcttcttcttcttcttttttttttttttttttttttaaagtattcgATAAATACTGTGCCTGTGAGTGTGTGCGTGAGCGGATAGGCTAGCAAGTAAAGGTTTCTAATTTGCCAATGTAGACACATGGGAATTTTGGGAGATGCAGGACAAGTATTTAGAAATGTTGTATTTCTGATCAAcaaatttttggcatttggATTTGCAAATTTAGCTCTTAAAGGTAATAATTTACATATGGTTGCTGTAGCTGAGAAGATGAGCTTGCCAAACATCTTACCTTTCTACAGCCAAAATGGATCGATTGCAGAGCTCCAACATGGTCTTAACTTTGGGTCTGCAGAAGCAACAATCTTGGAGCCCCGGAGCCAGAGCCACCAGTCTCTCAACCAACAACTACGCCAAGTTTTTGAGATCATACAGCTGTTGCAGCTGCAACTTGGCCAGAACAGTGCTGACCATTTTATCAAATCCTCTATGGTGTACCTCTCCTTTAGCAAAGATGACTACATTGATCTCTTCCTTGGAAATTCCTCTGGTGTAATGCTCAATTATAATAGCCAAGAGTTTGCCCACATTTTGGTCAACCAGATGATACATGTTATGAGGATTCTCTACAATGCAAATTTCAGGAAGATAATATGCACGGGAATTCTGCCTTTGGGGTGTACACCACGTACAGTGTGGAAGTGGTATAATACCTCTAATGTTGAAAAAGATGGCCGAGGATGCGTGAAGGAAATCAATGATATAGTTTTGGAGTACAATACTATGCTGAATGAGCACATTGTGAAGCTTAATTCCAAGTTGCCCGATGCACAGATAGTCTTCTGTGATGTGTATCAAGGAATTATGGAGATCATTACCAAACCAGCAAACTATGGTATGAACCTAAAAGTATTTACTATTTTCTACCTTACACTATTCCTCTAATGTCTTGAGATATGATCTGATTACGACACCTTAAAAAGTAGGACTTTATGGTCTTATATTAAAGTAAAAACAGATAATATTGGTTTACTTTCTAACTAACTAATATCTGCTATAGCCATGGAAATCATCAGACCCCCATGCTTCAAATAGCATCTCTAATGAGTCCTTTAAGTTTCATAACATTTTATAAATCAATTTGTTCCAATCTGATGTATTGTGAATTCAATGTCTTCAATAATTGCTATTTAAACCACCACTAGGTATATATTTGGATACAGCTTTTTATTGATTACTTATTTGCTGAAAGTAGGTTAAAATATAGTTGTATCTAGaaaaagtgagattttaaaaagttatacataagAAAATAAGTTGAAAAGCTAAAAGTGAAAAATGATCCCAAACACTAAAAGATGTCTTTGTAAGGACAGAATGTTCCAGCATTATTATTTTGTCATCAGGATTAATTAAGATTATATCCAATAAGGTAATCCCTCTGAAATTTTGACTTCTAAGTTGACAAAAGTTGCATTTAATCTGTTAGACATTGGTTCAGAAACTCTAGAACAGGTTAGTTTGTTATTGGCGTTAGGTCCTTTGTTTCGTTGTTCTCCTATATTGCAAATTTCCGAATTCTGAATATAAATCTTTGCCGTGGAACCTTTCTTTGGTTTGAAGGATGGGATTAAGCGCTTGATGGATCCGTTAGAAGAGTTAAATTGACAGTGCAATTTTGCATCATATCTGAAATTTCAGAAGGAAtcaaattttaagttttcaattaagatttttaatGCTAAGTTAGCCACTCAGTTAATAATCACTCCACATGTCCCGCACCATATTAGAATTGTATAAATCATTTGCAGGCTATTTCCAACAGttcaaaaaattatgttgtCTCTAGTTATGACTATATCTTATGCAGAACATCATCATGTGAAATCAACTAGTCCAATATCATTAGTtacttaataatttaatatgatGTGCATTTCTGTCACAAATATAGGATTCGAGGAAGTGAGGAACGCCTGCTGTGGGGCTGGCACGTATGGCGCGATTATTGGCTGCCTCTCCCAAGAAATGGCCTGTGACCAAGCTTCAAGTTTTGTCTGGTGGGACTTATACAACCCTACACCAGCGGTTAACTCCTTGCTTGCGGATTCTGCCTGGTCTGGCCGACCCTTCTCTGGAATGTGCCATCCTATAACCATTCAGGAATTAATCAACACTTGAGTGATGCATCTGACCTGATGACCATGCAGCTACCATGTGGTATTCTTTTGATTTTCCCTTCTTTGGTTTGTTTAGGCTGGCCTTTTGTTAGTAGAAGTTAGTAATGCTGTTGATTTTAAATGCAAGTTTATGTAAATGCTAAATAGCAAGTTACAGTAAAAAAGAGCAAATTTTCCAAGATTTCTTGAAGGCTATTTCATAAGTGCGAGTACAATGATGGTATACAATTACTTCATATTTTAACCTTcctttgctttgaatttcatCTATGATGTAATTGTGACTTTCTCAAACATCAAAATGACAAACTGTTCAAAGTCTTCCAACTCTGTGTTGTCTGTAGAGGCTACTGAATAATTCTCCCAATCCAGACTTCTGTATTATTCCTTACATGAATACATCCATTAGTACTGAAAATGTGCCTTAACAGAAACAAGCAAATGTATTGGTTGGAATTCAATAACCATGAAGATTTCAGAAGCAAACTGATCAAAGagtcttaaatttttttgtcaaatgtATAATTAGAACATAAAGTGACTGAGAATGAGCTATGACTCAGATAGTACTTCAGTCATCtgagttaaaagttaaaacccacAGTGCGGGTGTAATTTTTTAACTGCAGGACACGGTATTTGACAACAagacttttttcctttttgccgTGGTGTGTGCACCAATGGGTCCTACCAACATCTTCAAGCACATGTTTAAGCTGAAAGCCTGCTGTAATTCATCAATTTTGTACAAAGAAAAGTTGTAGGACTACtaacttttttacaattttttattataattctaACGTGACAAAATAGTTATTTATCACTTATGcgtaaaaatatcatttttacattttaatggTCATATTCTATCCTCAGAGTTATAGCAAAAAAGTTACATAATTATTTGtggtattatattttttcttgttataATTCATTAATTTGCAGTTGAGCCCACCCTCACCAAACAATTCACAAGAGTTAAAAAGTACATTTAAAAACAGTAAAAACACACACTTAACTGATAGTCCAAtgctatcattttttatttttcccgtTGGCACACTGACCAACCAGAACCAGTCCATGATACAAAATGTACAATTAGTGGGTTATTACGGATAAAGATTAAGTGCAATTATTAAAAGCAATTTTATCATGCAAGTACAccatttttttcacaatttttttttttatatttttaacttttaactttaattttttacatctttttaactttaactttCAACCTCCACCTTTCAACGCTATTGCATCAGGTCAATCCCCGTTGATGACACCGTTTGTCTTTGTTCTCGGAATTCAAGGCccttttgattaaaataataatttttaaaaattaaaaactaaaaaaagtagCTAGCATGCATATAGATTTGAAAACAACAGTAAAATATTCAAACACATGCATCATCAGCACCTTTACAGAAGCCAATGCACTGAGGCCAACGCACAAGTTAAAGAGAATCAAACAGTGTATATTTGCTTTCTTCAGTTTTTTTCTACACTGAGATTCATTTCCAAACCCAGCAAGCACCAAAAATGGCTACAGCTTTTTCTACACTCGCTGTGTTCATcccaaccaaaaccaaaaccaaaaccaccaTCACCAGACCCCACTCCCACtcccactctcactctcactcgcACCCACTCACTATCAAGGCCTCATCAAACTCCACCAACCCACCCCTACCTGGACGGAAGCTCCGCGCCGCCGTGATAGGCGGAGGACCAGCTGGGTCCTCCGCCGCCGAGGCCTTAGCTTCCGGAGGCATAGAAACGTTTCTTTTCGAACGTAACCCGCCAACAACCGCGAAACCCTGCGGCGGCGCCATCCCGCTATGCATGCTCGAAGAATTCGACATCCCATCTCACCTCATCGACCGCCACGTCACCCGCATGCGCATCTTCTCGCCGTCGAACCTCTCCGTCGACTTCGGCAAAACTCTCAGACCCAACGAGTTCATCGCCATGGTCCGCCGCGAAGCACTCGATTCCTTCCTCCGATCGCGCGCCGAGTCGTTCGGCGCCAAGCTCGTCTCCGGCCTCGTCACCAACCTCGAAGTCCCCGAATCCTCCACTTCCCCTTACGTTGTTCACTACACCTCCGACAACTCTCGACACTCTCTCCCCGTCGACGTCGTCGTCGGCGCTGACGGAGCCAACAGCCGTGTCGCTCGCTCAATCCACGCCGGCACGTACGCGTGCGCCATCGCTTTCCAAGAGCGAATCAAGCTCCCCGACCACAAAATGGAGTACTACAACGACCTCGCCGAGATGTATGTCGGGAACGACGTGTCGCCCGATTTTTACGCGTGGGTTTTTCCGAAGCGTGACCACGTGGCAGTCGGCACGGGCACCGTGTGCGCCAAGCAAAACATAAAGCTGTACCAAAAGGGTATCAGAGACAGAGTCAAGCACAAGATCAGCGGCGGGAAAGTGATCAAAGTTGAAGCTCACCCAATACCCGAACACCCGCGTCCGATACGGATACGTGGGCGTGTCGCGCTTGTTGGGGACGCGGCTGGATACGTGACCAAATGTTCGGGCGAAGGTATCTATTTTGCGGCTAAGTCGGGAAGAATGTGTGGCGAAGCGATTGTGAAAGCTTCGGAAGGAGGAGATAGAATGGTCAATGAGGATGATTTGAAGAGAGAGTATCTGAGAGTGTGGGATAGTAAGTATATTACTACGTTCAGGTTTTTGGACCTTTTGCAGAGAGTGTTTTATGGTAGCAATGCGGCTAGAGAGGCTTTGGTGGAGCTGTGTGATGATGAGTATGTGCAGCGCATGACATTTGAGAGTTATTTGTATAAGAAGTTAGCTGATGGTGATAGATTGCAGGATGTGAAAATGGTGTGGAATACTATTGGGAGTTTGATCAAGTGTAACATGGTAGGAAGCAAGTAGTTCTAACTTGTAGtttctatatattttctaaataactGGATTCATGTTACTCCTATCTTTTTAGGGGAGTTTGATTCTATTTGTTGTTGAGTTATGAATTTGTAAATGGCTGTAGCTGTCTAGCAAGAAGaactttcttcatcttctttctttctttttttgcctaCCTTTTCATTTGTGCAGTGGTGGTTTGGCTAGGATTGCAATTTTCAATATTGGTTAGAGAATTTTCTTGAAAGTCATCGTGTAAATAGGATAGCAATCATAGCAAATCACTTTCACAGGAAGAAATTTGTTAATCTTAGtgcacaatatttaaaatgaaacaTTACTATCACGTTTGTTTTTATGACTTCTGTGTTCTCCTAAAGATTACAGATTAGTCTTTTACTTCTTGCAGATTTTATAGACTATGATTGAATATGAGTTTAAAGCCTGTTGGGCTTGTATTCTaacatcaataatatttattgaaaCTAATAGAGTGATATATCGATGGTAGAAAAGTAAATGAGACTAATCGTGGGAAAAATCATGAgcggctgaaaaataaaaaattgaatcatGTGCCCATGAATCTGTTGCCATTGAAAAGGCAAAAAACGTCATGGCCAGAGTGCTGAACTGTTTCTTCGAAAACCAACAGTTACAACCTTGCAATGCAAAGATTATAGGTGTTGGGATTTTTGATGTCAAAGAATTTCTGTTTGAATTCAATGCGGTTGATCTCGGATTCTCGGGAAACAAATTTACTTGGGCCAAGGGCAATTGGGGCAGCCCTCCTATCAAAAGAAGGCTAGGATTCTCGGGAAGCCAAGGGCAATTGGGGCAGCGCTCCTATCAAAAGAAGGCTAGATAGAGGTGTCGCGAGCATTTCATGGAGGTTGGCCTACCCCAATGCCGCCATATCTCACCTCGGAGCTATCAAATCAGATCACTCTCCAATCCTTTTGGACACTAACCCAAAAGATAGCTTCGCACACAGGCCTTTCAGGTTTGAAGCAGCGTGGCTTAGAGATGAAAGTTGCCACTCCCCGTTATTGAGAATGTGTGGAACATACAAGCATCAAGGTCTGAGTTCATCAAGCTTTAAAAAAGGCAAGCCTCCACTAGAGATGCTCTACGCACATGGAACGAGCAAGTCTTCAGTCGATGTCAAGATAGAATTAACTCGCTACTTTCAAAGATAAAACATATACAGGAAAAGCCACCATCTCAAGACAATGAGTCAACAGAAAAGTCCTTGCAAGCTGAGCTTTCCAAAATGGCTACTCAAAAGCGAGGTAATTTGGTGCCAAAAATCCAGAGAATTATGGCTCAAACTTGGAGACAAAAACTCCAAATTCTTCCACTTGTCAACAATTATCCGCAAAAGAGGCAACCACGTCAACACAATCAGAAAGGACGATGGTTCCCGAATCCATGACTCAAGCCAAATCTGTGAGCTATTTCGAAACAACTTCATGGATTTGTTCAAGGAAGAAGATATTTGCTTCCTAGAACATTTAGAGCACCTTGTCCTGCCCTCCATCACTGAAGAAGAAAACGACAGCTTGCTCTCTATCCCACCCCCAGAAGAGATCAAAGCCACTCTATTCCAAATGCAGGATCAAAAGGCCCCTAGTCCAGATGGCTTCCCTGCATTATTCTATAAATAGCTCTGGCTGACGGTGGGCGATGATGTCATCAAAGCCGTTACTTCTTTCTTCCAAAGAGGCATCATGCCTAGAGAGGTAAACTGTTCTTTGATCATTCTAATCCCCAAGGTCTCTAACCCAACCTCTGTCAATCATTTCAAGTCTATTAGCTTGTGTAACGTTGTTTACAAAATTATCTTGAAGCTGCTGGTAGCTAAGCTCTGCCCTCTCCTCGATAGGATCATTTCTCCCACTCAGTCAGCTTTCATTCCCAACAGATGGATTGTTGAGAATCAAATTATTGTCCAATAGATCATTCACAGCTTCAAAACATGCAAAACAAATCCTAGTCTCATGGCAATCAAACTTGACCTCCAAAAGC
Coding sequences within:
- the LOC126713780 gene encoding GDSL esterase/lipase At1g71250-like — its product is MNRLFGFSLIYTLLSFWSIQREGGVGLKRKKVRPQKTEPEVRRLKEKQQSLNAKMVQNTVPPKGLVLVLLVVVLMGLIINVANGKSPDTHNVMALYVLGDSSVDCGDNTLLYPLIHHNFSLYPCDGSDSSLLPYLLAEKMSLPNILPFYSQNGSIAELQHGLNFGSAEATILEPRSQSHQSLNQQLRQVFEIIQLLQLQLGQNSADHFIKSSMVYLSFSKDDYIDLFLGNSSGVMLNYNSQEFAHILVNQMIHVMRILYNANFRKIICTGILPLGCTPRTVWKWYNTSNVEKDGRGCVKEINDIVLEYNTMLNEHIVKLNSKLPDAQIVFCDVYQGIMEIITKPANYGFEEVRNACCGAGTYGAIIGCLSQEMACDQASSFVWWDLYNPTPAVNSLLADSAWSGRPFSGMCHPITIQELINT
- the LOC126725313 gene encoding geranylgeranyl diphosphate reductase, chloroplastic-like — its product is MATAFSTLAVFIPTKTKTKTTITRPHSHSHSHSHSHPLTIKASSNSTNPPLPGRKLRAAVIGGGPAGSSAAEALASGGIETFLFERNPPTTAKPCGGAIPLCMLEEFDIPSHLIDRHVTRMRIFSPSNLSVDFGKTLRPNEFIAMVRREALDSFLRSRAESFGAKLVSGLVTNLEVPESSTSPYVVHYTSDNSRHSLPVDVVVGADGANSRVARSIHAGTYACAIAFQERIKLPDHKMEYYNDLAEMYVGNDVSPDFYAWVFPKRDHVAVGTGTVCAKQNIKLYQKGIRDRVKHKISGGKVIKVEAHPIPEHPRPIRIRGRVALVGDAAGYVTKCSGEGIYFAAKSGRMCGEAIVKASEGGDRMVNEDDLKREYLRVWDSKYITTFRFLDLLQRVFYGSNAAREALVELCDDEYVQRMTFESYLYKKLADGDRLQDVKMVWNTIGSLIKCNMVGSK